In Tripterygium wilfordii isolate XIE 37 chromosome 23, ASM1340144v1, whole genome shotgun sequence, one genomic interval encodes:
- the LOC119992983 gene encoding protease Do-like 8, chloroplastic isoform X2: protein MLACNSLSLPSHGISIPRNFFMGRRRLLCSISAPSSDSSTDDTSSLRVLVLRTLRNCAKDFNGKVREKSTLVMSRRMLLTSSLMYLCYHDSTYLSAQALGDSSVTVEDVTPPVFPSGALFSTEERIVQLFEKNTYSVVNIFDVTLRPQLNVTGVVEIPEGNGSGVVWDKQGHIVTNYHVIGNALSRNPSPGQVVARVSILASEGLQKDFEGKLIGADRAKDLAVLKVEAPEELLRATKVGQSSTVRVGQQCLAIGNPFGFDHTLTVGVISGLNRDISSQTGVTIGGGIQTDAAINPGNSGGPLLDSKGTLIGINTAIFTQTGTSAGVGFAIPSSTVLKIVPQLIQLGKVVRAGLNVDIAPDVVANQLNVRNGALVLLVPGNSLAAKVGLLPTTRGFAGNIVLGDIIIAVDNKPVKSKAELYKVLDDYSVGDKVLLKIKRGSETLELPIKLEEKSS, encoded by the exons ATGTTAGCTTGCAACTCTTTGTCATTACCATCTCATGGTATAAGCATCCCAAGAAATTTTTTCATGGGTCGGCGAAGGCTTTTGTGCTCAATCTCTGCTCCCTCTAGTGATTCTTCCACTGATGATACTTCTTCCCTACGTGTTCTCGTTCTACG AACTTTAAGAAATTGTGCCAAAGATTTCAATGGAAAAGTACGTGAAAAGAGTACGCTGGTGATGAGTAGGCGAATGTTACTGACAAGCTCCCTCATGTATTTGTGTTATCACGATTCAACCTATTTATCAG CCCAAGCACTAGGCGATTCATCTGTCACCGTTGAAGATGTAACTCCTCCAGTTTTTCCTTCAGGGGCACTCTTCTCTACTGAG GAAAGAATTGTCCAACTTTTTGAGAAGAATACATACTCCGTCGTCAACATTTTTGATGTAACATTGCGCCCTCAGCTTAATGTCACTGGTGTAGTTGAG ATTCCAGAAGGAAATGGGTCTGGAGTAGTCTGGGATAAACAGGGGCACATTGTAACAAATTATCATG TGATTGGTAATGCCCTTTCAAGAAATCCAAGCCCTGGACAAGTTGTTGCTCGAGTTAGTATTCTAGCTTCAGAAGG GTTGCAAAAGGATTTTGAGGGTAAGTTGATTGGCGCTGATCGTGCTAAAGACCTTGCCGTATTGAAG GTAGAAGCCCCTGAAGAGTTGTTGAGAGCGACTAAGGTTGGGCAATCTTCTACTGTAAGAGTTGGGCAGCAGTGTTTAGCCATTGGGAATCCATTTGGCTTTGATCATACTCTCACTGTTGGGGTTATTAGTGGATTGAATAGAGACATCTCTAGTCAAACAGGAGTGACAATAGGTGGTGGAATTCAAACAGATGCGGCCATTAACCCTGGTAACAG TGGAGGCCCTCTACTGGACTCGAAAGGAACTTTGATTGGGATTAATACGGCAATATTCACGCAGACAG GGACATCAGCAGGAGTTGGCTTTGCCATCCCATCCTCAACTGTGCTCAAGATTGTTCCACAATTGATCCAGCTTGGTAAA GTTGTTCGAGCTGGTTTAAATGTTGATATTGCTCCTGATGTGGTTGCAAATCAGCTTAATGTTCGGAATGGGGCTCTTGTCCTGCTG GTTCCCGGGAATAGCCTTGCTGCAAAGGTTGGGCTACTACCCACCACAAGGGGCTTTGCTGGAAATATTGTCCTTGGAGACATCATAATTGCAGTTGACAACAAACCT GTTAAAAGCAAAGCAGAGTTGTACAAAGTGTTGGACGACTATAGTGTTGGAGACAAAGTATTATTAAAGATCAAGAGAGGCAGTGAGACTCTGGAACTGCCCATTAAGCTAGAGGAAAAGAGCTCTTGA
- the LOC119992498 gene encoding 40S ribosomal protein S9-2, protein MVHVVFYRNYGKTFKKPRRPYEKERLDAELKLVGEYGLRCKRELWRVQYALSRIRNAARMLLTLDEKNSRRIFEGEALLRRMNRYGLLDESQNKLDYVLALTVESFLERRLQTLVFKSGMAKSIHHARVLIRQRHIRVGRQVVNIPSFMVRLDSQKHIDFSLTSPFGGGRAGRVKRKNMKAAAKKASGGDGDEDDEE, encoded by the exons ATGGTGCACGTTGTTTTCTACAGAAACT ATgggaagacttttaagaagccgCGTCGTCCTTATGAGAAGGAACGTCTGGATGCGGAGCTGAAGCTTGTTGGAGAATATGGGCTCCGTTGTAAGAGGGAGTTGTGGAGGGTTCAGTATGCACTGAGCCGTATCCGTAATGCTGCAAGAATGCTTCTTACCCTAGATGAGAAAAACTCACGCCGTATCTTTGAGGGTGAAGCTCTTCTTCGCAGGATGAACAGATATGGGCTCCTGGATGAAAGTCAGAACAAGCTTGATTATGTCTTGGCCCTTACTGTTGAGAGCTTCCTTGAGCGCCGCCTTCAAACACTTGTGTTCAAGTCTGGCATGGCAAAGTCAATTCACCATGCCCGTGTGCTCATTAGGCAACGACATATCAG GGTGGGGAGACAGGTTGTCAACATACCATCTTTCATGGTGAGGCTTGATTCCCAGAAGCACATTGACTTCTCTCTGACAAGTCCATTCGGAGGTGGCCGCGCAGGTAGAGTGAAGAGAAAGAACATGAAGGCTGCAGCCAAGAAAGCTTCTGGAGGAGACGGCGATGAAGATGACGAGGAGTAA
- the LOC119993770 gene encoding transcription factor PRE5-like translates to MSSRRSRQSSGASRITDDQIIELVSKLRQLLPEIQQRRSDKVSASKVLQETCNYIRNLHREVDDLSERLSQLLATIDADSPEAAIIRGLIM, encoded by the exons ATGTCTAGCAGAAGATCAAGGCAGTCGTCTGGGGCTTCAAGGATCACTGATGATCAGATCATTGAACTTGTTTCCAAGTTAAGGCAACTCCTCCCTGAGATTCAACAAAGGCGCTCTGATAag GTATCAGCTTCAAAGGTGTTGCAGGAGACCTGCAACTATATAAGGAACTTGCACAGGGAGGTCGATGACTTAAGCGAGCGATTGTCGCAGCTTTTGGCAACAATTGATGCGGATAGTCCTGAAGCTGCCATTATCAGGGGTTTAATtatgtaa
- the LOC119992597 gene encoding 60S ribosomal protein L34 translates to MVQRLTYRKRHSYATKSNQHRVVKTPGGKLVYQSTKKRASGPKCPVTGKRIQGIPHLRPAEYKRSRLSRNRRTVNRAYGGVLSGSAVRERIIRAFLVEEQKIVKKVLKIQKAKEKIASKS, encoded by the exons ATGGTCCAAAGACTTACATATCGCAAGCGGCATAGCTACGCAACTAAGTCGAACCAGCACCGGGTCGTTAAAACCCCTG GTGGGAAATTGGTTTATCAGAGCACGAAGAAGAGAGCGAGTGGACCCAAATGTCCTGTCACTGGCAAGAGAATTCAAGGA ATTCCTCATTTGCGACCTGCTGAATACAAGAGGTCTAGATTGTCTAGGAACCGCAGGACTGTGAATCGTGCTTATGGTGGTGTTTTGTCTGGCAGTGCCGTTAGGGAGAG GATAATTCGAGCCTTCTTGGTGGAAGAGCAAAAGATTGTGAAGAAGGTCTTGAAGATTCAGAAGGCAAAGGAAAAGATAGCCTCAAAGAGCTGA
- the LOC119992983 gene encoding protease Do-like 8, chloroplastic isoform X1 encodes MQMLACNSLSLPSHGISIPRNFFMGRRRLLCSISAPSSDSSTDDTSSLRVLVLRTLRNCAKDFNGKVREKSTLVMSRRMLLTSSLMYLCYHDSTYLSAQALGDSSVTVEDVTPPVFPSGALFSTEERIVQLFEKNTYSVVNIFDVTLRPQLNVTGVVEIPEGNGSGVVWDKQGHIVTNYHVIGNALSRNPSPGQVVARVSILASEGLQKDFEGKLIGADRAKDLAVLKVEAPEELLRATKVGQSSTVRVGQQCLAIGNPFGFDHTLTVGVISGLNRDISSQTGVTIGGGIQTDAAINPGNSGGPLLDSKGTLIGINTAIFTQTGTSAGVGFAIPSSTVLKIVPQLIQLGKVVRAGLNVDIAPDVVANQLNVRNGALVLLVPGNSLAAKVGLLPTTRGFAGNIVLGDIIIAVDNKPVKSKAELYKVLDDYSVGDKVLLKIKRGSETLELPIKLEEKSS; translated from the exons ATGCAGATGTTAGCTTGCAACTCTTTGTCATTACCATCTCATGGTATAAGCATCCCAAGAAATTTTTTCATGGGTCGGCGAAGGCTTTTGTGCTCAATCTCTGCTCCCTCTAGTGATTCTTCCACTGATGATACTTCTTCCCTACGTGTTCTCGTTCTACG AACTTTAAGAAATTGTGCCAAAGATTTCAATGGAAAAGTACGTGAAAAGAGTACGCTGGTGATGAGTAGGCGAATGTTACTGACAAGCTCCCTCATGTATTTGTGTTATCACGATTCAACCTATTTATCAG CCCAAGCACTAGGCGATTCATCTGTCACCGTTGAAGATGTAACTCCTCCAGTTTTTCCTTCAGGGGCACTCTTCTCTACTGAG GAAAGAATTGTCCAACTTTTTGAGAAGAATACATACTCCGTCGTCAACATTTTTGATGTAACATTGCGCCCTCAGCTTAATGTCACTGGTGTAGTTGAG ATTCCAGAAGGAAATGGGTCTGGAGTAGTCTGGGATAAACAGGGGCACATTGTAACAAATTATCATG TGATTGGTAATGCCCTTTCAAGAAATCCAAGCCCTGGACAAGTTGTTGCTCGAGTTAGTATTCTAGCTTCAGAAGG GTTGCAAAAGGATTTTGAGGGTAAGTTGATTGGCGCTGATCGTGCTAAAGACCTTGCCGTATTGAAG GTAGAAGCCCCTGAAGAGTTGTTGAGAGCGACTAAGGTTGGGCAATCTTCTACTGTAAGAGTTGGGCAGCAGTGTTTAGCCATTGGGAATCCATTTGGCTTTGATCATACTCTCACTGTTGGGGTTATTAGTGGATTGAATAGAGACATCTCTAGTCAAACAGGAGTGACAATAGGTGGTGGAATTCAAACAGATGCGGCCATTAACCCTGGTAACAG TGGAGGCCCTCTACTGGACTCGAAAGGAACTTTGATTGGGATTAATACGGCAATATTCACGCAGACAG GGACATCAGCAGGAGTTGGCTTTGCCATCCCATCCTCAACTGTGCTCAAGATTGTTCCACAATTGATCCAGCTTGGTAAA GTTGTTCGAGCTGGTTTAAATGTTGATATTGCTCCTGATGTGGTTGCAAATCAGCTTAATGTTCGGAATGGGGCTCTTGTCCTGCTG GTTCCCGGGAATAGCCTTGCTGCAAAGGTTGGGCTACTACCCACCACAAGGGGCTTTGCTGGAAATATTGTCCTTGGAGACATCATAATTGCAGTTGACAACAAACCT GTTAAAAGCAAAGCAGAGTTGTACAAAGTGTTGGACGACTATAGTGTTGGAGACAAAGTATTATTAAAGATCAAGAGAGGCAGTGAGACTCTGGAACTGCCCATTAAGCTAGAGGAAAAGAGCTCTTGA
- the LOC119992595 gene encoding protein FEZ-like: MDEKHDADKVDDVMLPGFRFHPTDEELVGFYLKRKVQLRQLAIELIKQVDIYKYDPWDLPKLAPTGEKEWYFYCPRDRKYRNSARPNRVTGAGFWKATGTDRPIYSSGGTKCIGLKKSLVFYRGRAAKGIKTDWMMHEFRLPSLCDPSPPKKLLDKSFPANDAWAICRIFKKTNSMAQRALSLSWVSPFPAEVPRSDVLNQEGYCPQFSSENISCTTEIGSVIPFSSNNGLQHASAATFAALDVLSHKPLHPTFYKPSLIPNSNGELPNSFMFSQSEPTKCTVDTSSMLLNQALVGDISKGCSETVDFSGPQQFNGFSISMHQNMQGTMDQGGLRKNQSESHDTNQWGTLGSPGFPFSLPSGVSNDWKLDLPWDSNSPPCISDMSTSYSTNKCYA, from the exons ATGGATGAAAAACATGATGCAGATAAGGTGGATGATGTTATGCTTCCTGGGTTCCGGTTTCATCCGACCGATGAAGAGCTTGTTGGGTTTTACCTGAAGAGGAAAGTACAGCTGCGTCAGCTTGCAATCGAGCTTATTAAGCAAGTTGATATCTATAAATATGATCCCTGGGATCTTCCAA AACTGGCACCTACTGGGGAGAAGGAGTGGTACTTCTACTGTCCGAGGGACCGGAAATACAGGAACAGCGCGCGGCCAAACAGAGTCACGGGAGCTGGATTTTGGAAGGCTACCGGAACAGACCGTCCGATTTACTCCTCTGGTGGCACCAAATGCATTGGTTTGAAAAAATCACTTGTGTTCTACAGAGGCAGAGCTGCTAAAGGGATCAAAACTGACTGGATGATGCATGAGTTTCGACTTCCTTCGCTCTGCGATCCTTCACCACCAAAGAAACTCTTAGACAAAAGCTTTCCTGCAAAT GATGCTTGGGCTATTTGTAGGATATTCAAGAAAACCAATTCAATGGCGCAACGAGCACTTTCGCTCTCCTGGGTGTCGCCGTTTCCAGCAGAAGTTCCAAGATCAGATGTTCTTAATCAAGAGGGATACTGTCCTCAGTTCAGTTCAGAGAACATATCTTGCACAACTGAAATCGGATCAGTCATCCCATTTAGCAGCAACAATGGATTACAACATGCATCTGCCGCGACTTTCGCTGCTTTAGACGTCCTCTCACACAAACCACTTCATCCTACATTCTACAAACCATCTCTAATCCCCAACTCAAACGGAGAGCTTCCAAATAGTTTCATGTTTTCGCAGTCTGAGCCCACCAAATGTACAGTTGACACTTCTTCCATGCTACTCAACCAGGCCTTAGTTGGGGATATCAGTAAAGGCTGCTCAGAGACCGTAGATTTTTCAGGGCCTCAACAGTTCAATGGCTTCTCAATCAGTATGCACCAAAATATGCAAGGAACTATGGATCAGGGAGGCTTGAGAAAGAACCAAAGTGAAAGTCATGATACTAACCAGTGGGGGACACTTGGATCTCCTGGATTCCCCTTCAGTTTGCCTTCTGGTGTATCTAATGACTGGAAACTTGATTTGCCTTGGGACTCTAACTCACCACCTTGTATTAGTGATATGTCTACTTCTTACTCCACAAACAAATGCTATGCTTAA
- the LOC119993633 gene encoding tubulin alpha-1 chain-like, which yields MRECISIHIGQAGIQVGNSCWELYCLEHGIQPDGQMPSDKTVGGGDDAFNTFFSETGAGKHVPRAVFLDLEPTVIDEVRTGAYRQLFHPEQLISGKEDAANNFARGHYTIGKEIVDLCLDRIRKLADNCTGLQGFLVFHAVGGGTGSGLGSLLLERLSVDYGKKSKLGFTVYPSPQVSTSVVEPYNSVLSTHSLLEHTDVSVLLDNEAIYDICRKSLDIERPTYTNLNRLVSQVISSLTTSLRFDGALNVDITEFQTNLVPYPRIHFMLSSYAPVISAEKAYHEQLSVAEITNSAFEPSSMMAKCDPRHGKYMACCLMYRGDVVPKDVNAAVATIKTKRTIQFVDWSPTGFKCGINYQAPTVVPGGDLAKVQRAVCMISNSTSVAEVFSRIDHKFDLMYAKRAFVHWYVGEGMEEGEFSEAREDLAALEKDYEEVGLETGDGEDDDEEGDEY from the exons ATGAGAGAGTGCATCTCAATCCACATCGGTCAAGCTGGAATTCAAGTCGGCAACTCCTGTTGGGAGCTTTACTGCCTTGAACATGGAATCCAG CCCGATGGGCAGATGCCAAGTGACAAAACTGTTGGGGGCGGAGACGATGCCTTCAACACTTTCTTCAGTGAAACTGGTGCCGGAAAACATGTTCCTCGTGCCGTGTTCTTGGATCTGGAACCAACTGTCATTGATGAGGTGAGGACGGGGGCATATCGTCAGTTGTTCCACCCTGAACAACTCATTAGCGGCAAAGAAGACGCCGCCAACAATTTTGCCAGAGGCCACTACACAA TTGGAAAGGAGATTGTGGATCTATGCCTGGACAGGATCAGGAAGCTAGCAGATAACTGTACTGGGCTTCAGGGGTTTCTGGTTTTTCATGCTGTTGGAGGTGGAACAGGGTCTGGTTTGGGGTCTCTGTTGCTGGAGAGGCTATCAGTCGATTATGGAAAAAAATCGAAACTTGGTTTCACCGTCTATCCTTCCCCTCAAGTGtccacatcggttgttgagcCTTACAACAGTGTCTTGTCCACTCACTCCCTTCTCGAGCACACCGATGTGAGTGTGCTGCTTGATAATGAGGCCATCTACGATATCTGCCGTAAATCTCTCGACATTGAACGACCTACCTACACCAATCTCAACCGTTTGGTTTCTCAG GTGATTTCTTCACTGACTACTTCACTGCGATTCGATGGAGCATTGAACGTGGACATAACAGAGTTTCAAACAAATTTGGTCCCATACCCTCGAATCCACTTCATGCTTTCTTCATATGCCCCTGTAATTTCAGCAGAAAAGGCCTACCATGAACAACTCTCCGTGGCAGAAATAACCAACAGCGCATTCGAGCCTTCTTCAATGATGGCAAAATGCGACCCGCGACATGGGAAATACATGGCCTGTTGTTTGATGTACAGAGGAGATGTAGTTCCGAAAGATGTGAATGCAGCTGTGGCAACAATTAAGACGAAGAGGACTATACAATTTGTCGACTGGTCCCCAACTGGGTTCAAGTGTGGAATCAATTACCAAGCGCCAACTGTTGTTCCTGGAGGCGACTTGGCTAAAGTGCAGAGGGCTGTTTGTATGATTTCAAACTCGACTAGTGTCGCTGAGGTGTTTTCGAGGATTGATCATAAGTTTGATTTGATGTACGCGAAGAGGGCGTTCGTGCATTGGTATGTTGGTGAGGGTATGGAGGAAGGTGAGTTTTCAGAGGCAAGGGAGGACTTAGCTGCTCTGGAGAAGGATTATGAGGAAGTTGGACTGGAGACTGGTGATggggaggatgatgatgaagaaggtgATGAATACTGA
- the LOC119992596 gene encoding myb-related protein 306-like has protein sequence MGRPPCCDKIGVKKGPWTPEEDIILVSYIQQHGPGNWRAVPTNTGLLRCSKSCRLRWTNYLRPGIKRGNFTGHEEKIIIHLQALLGNRWAAIASYLPERTDNDIKNYWNTHLKKKLKKNQGGHSRDGSSSSTTTSSLTNPDSVSRGQWERRLQTDIQMAKQALSEALSPEFIQQPAGQEHQASTYISSTENIAKLLQGWMKDPPKSSSSIVTDDHQYSQKNKNPKTNYTKDEKNEMELSEAFESALYGFESFDSSNSDLSQSQSPGEASIFQDESKPSINNSQEPLSLLEKWLFDEGAAASQGKDCFSDIKSDENNVKSFLGN, from the exons atgggTAGACCACCTTGTTGTGACAAGATTGGTGTGAAAAAAGGGCCATGGACTCCTGAAGAAGATATCATTCTGGTTTCTTACATTCAACAACATGGTCCTGGCAATTGGAGAGCTGTACCCACTAACACAG GGTTGCTTAGATGCAGCAAGAGTTGCAGGCTTAGATGGACTAATTACCTAAGGCCAGGAATCAAGAGAGGGAATTTTACAGGACATGAAGAGAAAATTATCATCCATCTCCAAGCCCTTTTAGGCAACAG ATGGGCTGCAATAGCTTCCTACCTTCCAGAGAGAACAGACAATGACATTAAAAACTACTGGAATACCCATTTGAAGAAGAAGCTTAAGAAGAATCAAGGTGGTCATTCTAGAGatggatcatcatcatcaacaacaacatcatCATTAACAAACCCAGATTCAGTTTCTAGAGGACAATGGGAGAGGAGGCTCCAAACTGATATTCAAATGGCAAAGCAGGCTCTCAGTGAGGCCTTGTCCCCTGAATTCATCCAACAACCTGCAGGACAGGAACATCAAGCATCAACATACATTTCAAGCACAGAAAACATAGCAAAGTTGCTTCAAGGGTGGATGAAAGACCCACCAAAATCATCAAGCTCAATTGTCACTGATGATCACCAATATTCACAGAAAAACAAGAATCCCAAGACGAATTATACCAAGGATGAGAAAAATGAGATGGAATTATCAGAGGCTTTTGAGTCAGCACTGTATGGGTTTGAGTCTTTTGACTCTTCAAACTCTGATCTTTCACAATCTCAATCTCCTGGTGAGGCCAGTATTTTCCAAGATGAAAGCAAGCCAAGTATTAATAATTCCCAAGAACCATTGTCATTGCTAGAGAAGTGGCTTTTTGATGAAGGAGCTGCTGCTTCACAAGGGAAAGATTGCTTCAGTGATATTAAATCTGATGAGAATAATGTTAAATCTTTTTTGGGGAATTAG
- the LOC119993634 gene encoding uncharacterized protein LOC119993634, whose product MIVKSVRATQDRVSDHDQIKKPGEELYSPKTVIDSGEFGEKKEVLKSWTEAEADMESGGSSEEVESPKSVAIRGRRRGKVRSQVVKIIEEDSHLGEDIREGLSAKDRIGAGFCNDNRSVRRPVLDFVILSRPILPSSPLGGKTSP is encoded by the coding sequence ATGATTGTGAAGAGTGTGAGAGCGACTCAAGATCGAGTCTCTGATCATGATCAGATTAAGAAGCCGGGGGAGGAGCTGTATTCTCCCAAGACAGTCATTGATTCGGGTGAATTCGGAGAAAAGAAGGAGGTGTTGAAGTCGTGGACGGAGGCTGAGGCGGATATGGAGAGCGGAGGATCATCTGAGGAGGTTGAGTCACCGAAATCGGTGGCGATAAGGGGGAGGAGGAGAGGGAAGGTGCGTAGTCAGGTGGTGAAAATCATAGAGGAGGATTCACATCTTGGAGAGGATATCCGAGAGGGTCTAAGTGCCAAGGATAGGATTGGCGCTGGATTTTGTAATGATAATCGATCTGTGAGGAGGCCGGTGTtggattttgttattttgtcaAGGCCGATCTTGCCTAGCTCGCCTCTGGGCGGCAAGACTTCCCCTTAA